From the Argopecten irradians isolate NY unplaced genomic scaffold, Ai_NY scaffold_1081, whole genome shotgun sequence genome, one window contains:
- the LOC138313933 gene encoding uncharacterized protein — protein sequence MDKEIKKCVQKDSVDVDKCLAIMDDLNNLPVNQVLLKKNPDIMKTIKMIRKFKGSDRIRKKAELIYHKFKGFFLAGDVEMGTPTTPKDSGHRRHHHKQVEVMKERENKENEISQPIDNTDSLPALPTMVPVDEDDKINVEGNGNSEQINNSADLNSRLSDNGVGETTQNDSVAQSNDIQNNSHIQTNTVEEPSLDGGGGQTDRPAIQGDAVGGSETEQQAPQGLGFTVGLGETTQTGFSFGWGGSDQQIPGLGGPIVVSRSNSQTLPGLSGSGRQTEQPSSLPSISANNNSASGVNNISADLEKISSVLDKMDSMDDEEDNQSGAEEPEKEEVKLALSGVESISADSGDDMDIDSPDDPGTDRGDKSEGGSQSDDLSHSMQQAAQEAAKYSAQAEFPDDTEDMMEDQ from the exons ATGGACAAGGAAATCAAGAAGTGTGTGCAGAAAGATTCTGTG GATGTAGATAAATGTCTTGCCATCATGGACGATCTCAACAACCTACCCGTTAACCAAGTACTcctgaaaaaaaatccagacATCATGAAAACCATTAAAATG ATAAGAAAATTTAAGGGTAGTGACAGAATACGGAAAAAGGCAGAACTTATTTATCATAAGTTCAAAGGCTTCTTCCTGGCTGGAGATGTTGAAATGGGAACTCCG ACAACGCCCAAAGATTCCGGACACAGACGACACCATCATAAACAGGTGGAAGTGATGAAAGAACGTGAAAACAAGGAAAATGAAATCTCACAACCTATAG ATAACACTGATTCTCTTCCTGCTCTCCCGACCATGGTTCCTGTCGACGAGGACGACAAAATTAACGTGGAAGGAAACGGCAACTCGGAACAGATAAACAATTCAGCTGATCTTAACAGCAGACTCAGTGATAACGGtgtaggggagacaactcaaaATGACTCTGTAGCACAATCTAATGACATTCAAAATAACAGCCATATACAGACAAATACTGTGGAAGAGCCGTCATTAGATGGTGGAGGGGGGCAAACAGATCGGCCTGCAATACAGGGCGATGCTGTAGGAGGGAGTGAAACGGAACAGCAGGCACCACAGGGGCTAGGTTTCACTGTTGGACTAGGGGAGACAACCCAGACTGGATTCTCATTCGGCTGGGGAGGTTCGGATCAGCAAATTCCAGGTTTAGGTGGACCTATTGTTGTGAGTAGATCCAATTcacaaacattaccaggatTGTCTGGCAGTGGGAGGCAAACGGAACAGCCATCCTCGTTGCCAAGCATTTCCGCGAATAATAATAGTGCTTCTGGGGTGAACAATATCAGTGCAGACCTTGAGAAAATCAGTAGTGTTCTGGACAAGATGGACTCCATGGACGACGAAGAGGACAATCAATCTGGCGCTGAGGAACCAGAGAAGGAGGAGGTAAAATTAGCGTTGTCCGGGGTGGAGAGCATTTCAGCGGACAGTGGCGACGACATGGATATAGATTCTCCGGACGACCCCGGGACAGACAGAGGCGATAAATCGGAGGGTGGTAGTCAGTCGGATGATCTCTCTCATTCCATGCAACAGGCAGCACAAGAGGCTGCTAAATACTCGGCCCAGGCTGAGTTCCCCGACGACACGGAGGACATGATGGAAGATCAG